In Oryzias melastigma strain HK-1 linkage group LG16, ASM292280v2, whole genome shotgun sequence, a single genomic region encodes these proteins:
- the arid1aa gene encoding AT-rich interactive domain-containing protein 1A isoform X2: protein MAAQVASAATLNTSPPSELKKPDRDQKEATGEKQSDKKQPGLDSGSPGRGDLQDGADGGNAGGGGEPEMKNGNGNPPRAINNNQNDSVEPEGNNHPGLVHHHGPTFPPPSYSYSQHYGRAPFHQHGGQQSPGMAAAAGPVVQSSNMMDPYQPNSHEHGFSNHQFNNYNPFPNRTPYTGQGYAMNSPRSAQAPTAGGQPAKQQPTPGGPTVMPGSYSNQRYNIGNPQPTSTPTLNKLLTSPSSTRGYPNYPSSDYGSQEGANKGPADMSSSGQYGGSNPAWQQRSLHPSPLSPGSAGQPLARNQPPGPMDPMGKMRGQPYGPGSPYSQQSQQAHPTGTQPGPGYSGQGYGPPGPQRYPVGMQGRTTGGMGAMPYGPQMGSYGQQGPGGYGSQGQAPYYSQPGQTSHPSQQQTPYAQPTPGQPGGQSPYPGQPHPPPTSVPHSQGGSPYQQPHMPQQSQGPLPGQSQGLPQSQPPYSQGSAPQSSQSPYAQQQGPPSQNPQQPSSKGTPGSQAQPNYPGPTPGAQQPPQQQQQSQSHPQQTPGHGQHPQGQPAAYPQNTQQQQQAQQSPYQRFPPSQQQDVSQDSFQSSAPPSTQPKSGQEDSQGRPSSLPDLAGSIDDLPTGTEGALSPGMSTSGVSSSQGEQSNPAQSPFSPHTSPHLPGIRGPSPSPAGSPASAGTPRTGPLSPANMPGPQMPPRPSSVQSDGNLHPGMSQSPMAQDRGFMQRNPQMPPYGSPQSTSALSPRQSSGGQMHPGMAPYQQNNSMGGYGQQGGQYGPQGYPRPGYGNMPNANYPGPGMGSMNPMAGQGGGPQYAGIPPGRMTSNQMGARPYGPNMGPNMGPGMGPNMPHNMGNMPPQVGSGMCPPPGMNRKPQDPTAMSHPAANSMHNRMPGYPNMSQGMMGSGPPYAPQMNNMPGMMNTPGGSPYPMGPNMVNNASGMAASPEMNNKMNNKVDGSGTPKPDTKSKKSNSSTTTSENITRLYELGPEPDRKIWVDRYLAFVEEKAMGMSNLPAVGRKPLDLFRLYMSVKEIGGMTQVNKSKKWRDLATALNVGTSSSAASSLKKQYIQCLYAFECKVERGEDPPPEIFSDNKKSQAAKVQPPSPAGSGSLQGPQTPQSTSSSMAEGGDLKPPTPVSTPLGQMSAIPPGSRSSVNLQDPFSDGSDPSFPRKNMMPNSTYQSGMNTPDMQARMGSYEPNKDPFSNMRKVGEQFLPANQGPNSVVGDQHQQPPQQQPPFNRGPPGNMGSMPMGPRQQYPYGPGYDRRSEPGLGPEGSMGSGAPQPNPMMPANADTGMYSPNRFPPQQPRHDSYGNQYPGQGTPSTGSYPNQQPGMYPQQGYKRPVEGGYPPSKRHEADYSGPFPGGQQAAPQQQQGGAPAPPSGQQESYNQYGGSGPYPGPDRRPPPPGNQFPFPFGRDRMQGAAGPNAQPNMPPQIMPSGPEGPQGGMWQGPRDLNYQNYPNRQGGPGGPPQGPGYPGMNRSEDMMPSEQRMNSDGQWGGQMGPRQPPYGPAGPGQPMPRSVQSNYQPPQGVQNHIPQVSNTATMPRPIENRTSPSKSPYMHGGMKMHKAGPPVPASHIVPSAVQSPLIRRDMPFPPGSIEASHPVLKPRRRLTMKEIGTPEAWRVMMSLKSGLLAESTWALDTINILLYDDNSISTFDLNTLPGLLELVVEYYRRCLIEIFGILREYEVGEPGQRTLLDPDALKRDLDNTDKEELQEEHMEQEGEEEEDEEETETNRPAQVKEEDQKHCSQEDKTEDHEKKSKSSLQSLSAHERPKQSSKFDKFPLKVVRRKDPFVAAQSNNHGKVQEFDSGLLHWSAGGGDSTEHIQTHFEPRKQFLEQRQRFPVPQVLLKRRLLEEEIRENGLPAEEDDGKQQEKEEEESEKPASLSEKSMVMEKSENSEEDGKADPEEKAVEKCVRSQQENHRPILPPESILTQRSKQSVTILEDEPHSKDEGPLIALADWQDSLARRCVCVSNIVRSLSFVPGNDHEMSKHPGLLLILGRLILLHHRHPERKQAPLTYEKDEDSDEGVGQRDEWWWDCLELLRENTLVTLANISGQLDLSIYPESICLPLLDGLLHWAVCPSAEAQDPFPTLGPHSALSPQRLVLETLSKLSIQDNNVDLILATPPFSRLEKLFGNLVRLIGDRKVAVCREMAVVLLANLAQGDTMAARAVAVQKGSVGNLLGFLEDSLAATQLQHSQSSLLHLQGMHFEPTSPDMMRRAARALHALAKVEENHSEFTLHESRLLDLSVSPLMNSLVSHVICDVLFLIGQS from the exons ATGGCCGCTCAGGTCGCCAGCGCCGCCACTCTTAACACTAGCCCGCCTTCTGAACTGAAAAAGCCGGATCGAGACCAAAAGGAAGCGACGGGGGAGAAACAGTCCGATAAAAAGCAGCCGGGGTTGGACAGCGGATCGCCGGGCCGTGGGGATCTGCAGGACGGGGCCGACGGTGGAAATGCTGGGGGAGGAGGGGAGCCTGAGATGAAGAACGGGAATGGGAACCCGCCCAGAGCCATCAATAATAACCAGAATGACTCCGTCGAACCGGAGGGAAACAACCACCCTGGACTGGTGCATCACCACGGCCCCACATTTCCTCCTCCTTCGTACTCGTACAGTCAGCATTACGGTCGGGCCCCTTTTCATCAACATGGCGGACAACAAAGCCCTGGCATGGCAGCTGCTGCGGGTCCGGTCGTGCAGTCGAGCAACATGATGGACCCATATCAACCCAATTCACACGAGCATGGCTTTTCGAACCACCAGTTCAACAACTACAACCCATTCCCGAACAGAACTCCGTACACAGGCCAAGGATACGCCATGAACTCTCCTCGCAGCGCTCAGGCGCCGACAGCTGGGGGGCAGCCAGCTAAGCAGCAGCCTACACCGGGAGGACCCACGGTAATGCCTGGATCTTACAGTAATCAGAGATATAATATCGGGAACCCGCAACCTACATCTACGCCGACACTCAACAAACTCTTGACCTCCCCGAGTTCAACGCGGGGATATCCAAACTACCCTTCAAGCGACTACGGTAGCCAAGAAGGAGCTAATAAGGGACCAGCAGACATGAGCAGTAGCGGTCAGTACGGAGGCAGCAATCCGGCTTGGCAACAAAGAAGCCTTCACCCGTCGCCTTTGAGCCCGGGGAGTGCCGGACAACCGCTAGCGAGAAACCAG CCACCTGGTCCCATGGATCCAATGGGAAAAATGAGAGGTCAGCCATATGGACCAGGCAGTCCGTACAGTCAACAGTCACAGCAGGCTCATCCTACAGGTACTCAGCCTGGGCCGGGGTATTCTGGCCAAGGTTATGGGCCACCAGGTCCCCAGCGATACCCAGTTGGGATGCAAGGGCGCACCACAGGTGGCATGGGTGCCATGCCTTATGGTCCACAG ATGGGTTCCTACGGACAGCAGGGGCCTGGAGGATATGGTTCTCAGGGCCAGGCACCGTATTACAGCCAGCCGGGGCAGACTTCCCACCCAAGTCAGCAACAAACCCCCTACGCCCAGCCAACGCCCGGACAACCCGGCGGACAGTCACCGTACCCGGGGCAGCCCCATCCTCCGCCAACTTCTGTTCCACACAGCCAAGGAGGATCTCCCTATCAGCAACCACACATGCCCCAACAGTCCCAGGGGCCACTGCCAGGCCAGTCCCAAGGGCTCCCACAGTCTCAGCCACCGTATTCTCAAGGATCAGCACCACAGTCTAGCCAGTCTCCGTATGCCCAGCAACAAGGGCCGCCCAGTCAGAACCCCCAGCAGCCAAGTTCCAAGGGTACCCCTGGATCGCAAGCCCAACCGAACTATCCAGGACCCACGCCGGGGGCCCAGCAAcccccccagcagcagcagcagtcacaGTCTCATCCACAGCAGACTCCAGGACACGGGCAGCATCCACAGGGGCAGCCTGCGGCGTACCCACAGAacactcagcagcagcagcaagcaCAGCAGTCACCTTATCAGCGCTTTCCTCCGTCTCAGCAGCAG GATGTATCGCAGGACTCCTTTCAGTCCAGCGCCCCTCCATCCACGCAGCCTAAATCTGGCCAGGAGGACAGTCAAGGCCGACCCTCCAGCCTCCCA GATCTGGCGGGGTCCATCGATGACCTACCGACAGGTACAGAGGGTGCTCTGAGCCCTGGCATGAGTACATCCGGCGTGTCGAGCAGTCAGGGCGAgcaaagcaaccccgcccaGTCGCCCTTTTCGCCTCATACGTCTCCACACCTGCCAGGGATTCGAGGGCCCTCGCCATCCCCCGCTGGCTCCCCTGCTAGCGCTGGCACGCCACGCACGGGGCCACTGTCGCCCGCCAACATGCCAG GACCCCAGATGCCTCCCAGACCATCGAGCGTGCAGTCGGATGGGAACCTACACCCCGGCATGAGCCAGTCCCCCATGGCTCAGGACAGAG GATTCATGCAGAGGAACCCTCAGATGCCCCCCTACGGCTCCCCCCAATCCACCTCTGCACTGTCACCTCGCCAGTCCTCTGGAGGACAGATGCATCCTGGGATGGCTCCATATCAGCAGAATAACTCTATGGGTGGCTATGGCCAACAGGGAGGACAGTATGGGCCTCAAG GATATCCTCGGCCGGGGTATGGAAACATGCCTAACGCCAACTACCCAGGACCGGGTATGGGCTCCATGAACCCCATGGCAGGACAGGGTGGAGGGCCGCAGTATGCCGGCATTCCCCCGGGAAGGATGACCTCCAATCAGATGGGAGCACGTCCGTATGGCCCCAATATGGGTCCAAATATGGGTCCCGGCATGGGTCCAAATATGCCTCATAACATGGGCAACATGCCACCGCAGGTAGGCTCAGGAATGTGCCCTCCACCAGGAATGAATAGAAAGCCCCAGGACCCCACAGCCATGTCGCACCCTGCCGCTAACTCCATGCACAACAG GATGCCCGGTTACCCCAACATGAGTCAAGGGATGATGGGCTCCGGTCCTCCCTACGCCCCTCAGATGAACAACATGCCTGGAATGATGAACACTCCGGGTGGATCTCCTTATCCTATGGGGCCAAACATGGTCAACAATGCTAGTG GAATGGCTGCCAGTCCAGAAATGAATAATAAGATGAACAATAAAGTGGACGGGAGTGGAACCCCCAAACCAGACACCAAGTCAAAg AAGTCCAACTCCTCCACGACAACCAGTGAAAACATAACCCGCTTATATGAACTGGGACCAGAGCCGGACAGAAAAATCTGGGTCGACCGCTACTTGGCTTTTGTTGAAGAAAAAGCAATGGGCATGAGTAACCTGCCCGCCGTGGGACGCAAACCCCTCGACCTTTTTCGGCTGTACATGTCCGTTAAAGAGATCGGAGGAATGACGCAG GTGAACAAGAGTAAGAAATGGCGAGATCTGGCCACGGCGTTAAACGTGGGAACGTCCAGCAGTGCTGCCAGCTCCTTGAAAAAACAGTACATCCAGTGTCTTTATGCTTTCGAGTGCAAAGTTGAGCGCGGTGAAGACCCTCCCCCTGAGATCTTTTCAGACAACAAAAAGAGTCAAGCGGCGAAGGTCCAGCCCCCATCTCCAG CTGGATCAGGCTCCCTTCAGGGTCCTCAGACTCCACAGTCTACCAGCAGCTCCATGGCTGAAGGGGGGGATCTAAAGCCCCCCACCCCGGTCTCGACTCCTCTCGGCCAGATGAGCGCCATACCTCCTGGATCGAG GAGCAGCGTTAACCTCCAAGACCCTTTCTCTGATGGAAGTGACCCCAGCTTTCCCAGGAAGAACATGATGCCCAACTCCACCTATCAGTCTGGCATGAACACCCCGGATATGCAAGCTCGCATGGGCTCCTACGAACCCAACAAAGACCCTTTCAGTAACATGCGGAAAG TCGGGGAGCAGTTTCTACCTGCCAACCAGGGCCCGAACAGCGTTGTGGGTGACCAGCATCAGCAGCCCCCGCAGCAGCAGCCTCCATTCAACCGGGGGCCGCCTGGGAACATGGGCAGCATGCCAATGGGGCCCCGGCAGCAGTATCCTTATGGACCAGGATATGACCGGAG ATCCGAACCAGGATTGGGCCCAGAGGGCAGCATGGGATCCGGAGCCCCTCAGCCAAACCCAATGATGCCTGCCAACGCCGACACGGGGATGTATTCGCCAAATCGCTTCCCGCCACAGCAGCCACG GCATGATTCCTATGGTAATCAGTATCCAGGACAGGGAACGCCCTCTACTGGCTCCTACCCAAACCAGCAGCCTGGAATGTACCCACAACAG GGCTATAAGCGTCCTGTGGAGGGAGGTTACCCCCCATCGAAACGTCATGAGGCAGATTACAGCGGGCCCTTCCCCGGAGGACAGCAAGCAGCTCCGCAGCAGCAGCAAGGAGGTGCCCCGGCACCCCCTTCAGGACAGCAGGAGTCGTACAATCAATATGGGGGCAGCGGGCCCTATCCCGGCCCTGACCGCCGTCCACCGCCCCCCGGTAATCAGTTCCCGTTTCCCTTTGGCCGGGACCGGATGCAGGGAGCCGCCGGACCCAACGCTCAGCCCAACATGCCGCCCCAGATAATGCCGTCGGGCCCGGAAGGTCCCCAGGGCGGCATGTGGCAGGGACCTCGAGATCTCAATTATCAGAACTATCCCAACCGGCAGGGCGGTCCCGGGGGCCCACCGCAGGGACCCGGTTACCCTGGCATGAACCGCTCGGAGGATATGATGCCTTCGGAGCAGCGGATGAATAGTGACGGGCAGTGGGGCGGCCAGATGGGCCCTCGGCAGCCTCCCTACGGTCCGGCAGGGCCGGGACAGCCCATGCCGCGGTCGGTGCAGTCCAACTATCAACCCCCTCAGGGAGTGCAGAACCACATTCCACAGGTGTCCAACACGGCCACCATGCCGCGGCCCATCGAGAACCGGACGTCGCCCAGCAAATCCCCCTACATGCATGGAGGGATGAAGATGCACAAGGCCGGCCCCCCGGTGCCTGCATCCCACATCGTCCCCTCCGCGGTGCAGTCGCCGCTCATAAGACGGGACATGCCTTTCCCGCCCGGCTCGATCGAAGCGTCACATCCTGTCCTGAAACCTCGACGGAGACTCACCATGAAGGAAATCG GAACCCCCGAGGCCTGGAGAGTGATGATGTCCTTAAAGTCTGGTTTACTGGCTGAAAGCACGTGGGCCTTAGACACCATCAACATCCTCTTGTACGACGACAACAGTATTTCCACTTTCGACCTGAACACG TTGCCCGGCCTGTTGGAGTTGGTGGTCGAGTATTACAGACGCTGCCTCATCGAAATCTTTGGCATTCTGCGGGAGTACGAAGTTGGAGAGCCCGGCCAAAGGACGCTGCTTGACCCCGATGCCTTAAAACGAGACCTGGACAACACGGACAAGGAGGAACTCCAGGAGGAGCACATGGAACAAGAGggggaagaagaggaggatgaggaggagacgGAAACGAACCGACCCGCTCAAGTCAAAGAAGAAGATCAAAAGCACTGCTCTCAGGAGGACAAGACAGAAGATCACGAGAAGAAGAGCAAAAGTTCTTTGCAGTCTTTATCCGCTCACGAGAGACCCAAGCAGTCCAGTAAGTTTGACAAGTTTCCTCTGAAGGTGGTACGAAGAAAAGACCCGTTTGTCGCGGCTCAGTCCAACAATCACGGCAAAGTGCAGGAGTTTGACAGCGGCCTGCTTCACTGGAGCGCCGGAGGAGGAGACTCAACAGAACACATCCAGACCCACTTTGAGCCTCGCAAGCAGTTCCTGGAACAGCGGCAGCGCTTTCCCGTACCCCAAGTTTTACTGAAGCGCCGATTGTTAGAGGAGGAGATCCGGGAAAACGGTTTGCCCGCCGAGGAGGATGACGGGAAGCAGCaggagaaagaggaagaggaaagtGAGAAACCTGCGTCTTTGTCAGAGAAATCAATGGTTATGGAGAAGTCGGAGAACAGCGAGGAGGACGGGAAAGCGGATCCGGAAGAAAAGGCTGTGGAGAAATGTGTGAGGAGTCAGCAGGAAAACCACAGACCCATTCTGCCCCCCGAAAGTATTTTAACCCAGCGCTCCAAGCAGTCTGTCACCATCTTGGAGGACGAGCCTCACAGTAAAGACGAGGGCCCGCTCATCGCGCTGGCCGACTGGCAGGATTCGCTGGCTCGCCGCTGCGTCTGCGTCTCCAACATCGTCCGCAGCCTCTCCTTCGTCCCAGGAAACGACCACGAGATGTCCAAACACCCGGGCTTGCTGCTGATTCTCGGGCGCCTCATCCTGCTCCACCACCGGCACCCGGAGCGCAAGCAGGCCCCGCTCACCTATGAAAAAGACGAGGATTCGGACGAGGGGGTGGGCCAGAGGGACGAGTGGTGGTGGGACTGTTTAGAGCTCCTGAGGGAGAATACGTTGGTCACCTTGGCAAACATTTCAGGTCAGCTGGATCTCTCCATTTACCCTGAGAGCATCTGCTTGCCCCTGCTGGATGGTCTTCTCCACTGGGCTGTGTGCCCGTCGGCGGAGGCCCAGGACCCCTTCCCCACCCTGGGCCCCCACAGCGCTTTGTCTCCCCAGAGACTGGTCCTGGAGACCCTAAGCAAACTCAGCATCCAGGACAACAACGTGGACCTCATCCTGGCCACCCCGCCGTTCAGCCGGTTGGAAAAGCTATTCGGGAACTTGGTGCGGTTAATCGGAGACAGGAAGGTGGCGGTCTGCAGGGAGATGGCCGTGGTCCTGCTGGCCAACCTGGCCCAGGGTGACACGATGGCGGCGCGAGCGGTCGCCGTGCAGAAAGGCAGTGTGGGTAACCTCCTGGGCTTCCTGGAGGACAGCCTGGCCGCCACGCAGCTCCAGCACAGCCAGAGCTCTCTGCTGCACCTGCAGGGGATGCACTTCGAGCCCACCAGCCCGGACATGATGCGGCGAGCCGCCCGGGCGCTGCACGCCTTAGCCAAGGTGGAGGAGAACCACTCGGAGTTCACACTACACGAGTCCAGACTCCTCGACCTGTCCGTGTCCCCCCTCATGAACTCACTGGTTTCTCATGTTATCTGTGATGTACTCTTTTTGATCGGCCAGTCATGA